From Marinobacterium sp. LSUCC0821, a single genomic window includes:
- a CDS encoding PotD/PotF family extracellular solute-binding protein, whose protein sequence is MDRRRFLKTAALIPTAATLGGFPSILSASNRKPTIRVVGTHVTLQEPIRKRAEEELGINIEFYPGGSAEVILRASTNPESFDLYEQWSNSIKILWQAGSIKPIKVDRLTYWDEINNLAKTGRITSRAKIGKGDAPHTLLYAQPDGSLSNTASKEISFLPYVHNTDSFGYDNRFIPRGIPYETESWGWLLDNNYAGKVAVVNEPTIGIFDLALAAQAQGLINFRDIGNMSIAEIDLLFEIAIDYKKRGHFRGVWSSVPHSIELMERGEVIIESMFSPGASALNGRGVPCTYAAPKEGYRAWHGVMCMSSAITSEREDAAYQFMNWWLSGWPGAFIARQGYYISNPRRSKEFMTEQEWNYWYAGMPAEMALHGTDGRVSVAVGDVRTGGSYQRRFENVAVWNSVMDSYDYTLGKWKEFVLT, encoded by the coding sequence ATGGATAGGCGTCGCTTTTTAAAGACCGCTGCTCTAATCCCGACTGCGGCAACGCTGGGTGGTTTTCCATCTATTCTCAGTGCATCAAACCGCAAACCGACTATTCGCGTAGTCGGTACCCACGTTACCCTGCAAGAGCCTATTCGCAAACGTGCCGAAGAGGAGCTTGGCATCAACATCGAGTTCTACCCTGGCGGTAGTGCCGAAGTTATTCTCCGTGCATCAACCAATCCCGAAAGTTTCGATCTCTATGAGCAGTGGTCTAACAGCATCAAGATTCTCTGGCAGGCGGGCTCTATCAAGCCGATCAAGGTTGACCGCCTCACCTACTGGGATGAGATTAACAATCTCGCCAAAACCGGACGTATCACCTCTAGAGCCAAAATTGGTAAGGGTGATGCACCCCACACCCTACTCTATGCACAGCCCGATGGTTCGCTCTCTAACACAGCGAGCAAAGAGATCAGTTTCCTACCCTATGTACACAACACCGACTCCTTTGGCTATGACAACAGATTCATACCGCGTGGCATACCCTATGAAACAGAGAGCTGGGGCTGGCTGCTAGATAATAACTACGCCGGAAAGGTTGCAGTTGTTAACGAACCGACTATTGGAATTTTTGATCTTGCTTTGGCTGCACAGGCGCAGGGGCTGATCAACTTCCGCGACATCGGCAACATGTCGATTGCGGAGATAGACCTTCTTTTCGAAATCGCCATCGACTACAAAAAACGGGGCCATTTTCGGGGTGTCTGGTCCTCAGTCCCCCACTCTATTGAACTCATGGAGCGGGGCGAAGTAATCATTGAGAGTATGTTCTCGCCCGGAGCCTCCGCCCTAAACGGCAGAGGGGTGCCCTGCACCTACGCCGCACCTAAAGAGGGTTATCGCGCTTGGCATGGGGTGATGTGCATGTCATCAGCAATCACCTCCGAACGAGAAGATGCTGCCTACCAGTTTATGAACTGGTGGCTCTCAGGTTGGCCAGGCGCATTTATCGCACGACAGGGTTACTACATCTCAAACCCTCGTCGATCTAAAGAGTTTATGACAGAACAGGAGTGGAACTATTGGTACGCAGGTATGCCAGCAGAGATGGCTCTGCATGGCACGGATGGTCGTGTATCGGTTGCGGTGGGTGATGTACGAACAGGTGGCTCATATCAGAGGCGTTTTGAGAATGTCGCGGTATGGAACAGCGTCATGGATAGTTACGACTACACCTTAGGCAAATGGAAAGAGTTTGTACTCACCTAG
- a CDS encoding cytochrome c — MNKLIISALLIASSVSYASEKTVQSQEWSANSLRSAIAAKPVGDVSRGAELNTALMCSSCHGKEGVPPTTRWPAVAGQLESYTYKMLLDYKSGARSEDNRANVMTAIADMMSEQDMSDMAAYYASLEAPAHSGKQAPSLVTKGDKERLITPCASCHGLTGQGGIKGTPAISGQSAETIKRALEFYKSGERSSDLYSVMRQASMKLTSSEIDALADYYSGQ; from the coding sequence ATGAACAAATTAATTATATCTGCGTTACTGATAGCCAGTTCAGTAAGCTATGCATCTGAAAAAACGGTTCAGTCTCAAGAGTGGAGCGCCAACTCCTTACGAAGCGCTATCGCAGCAAAACCAGTGGGTGATGTTTCGCGCGGGGCAGAGCTAAACACCGCTTTGATGTGTAGCTCTTGCCATGGCAAAGAGGGTGTTCCTCCAACTACTCGCTGGCCAGCGGTTGCAGGGCAGCTGGAAAGTTACACTTACAAAATGCTATTGGATTACAAATCAGGTGCGCGTAGTGAGGATAATCGTGCCAATGTCATGACCGCAATTGCCGACATGATGAGTGAGCAGGATATGTCTGATATGGCTGCTTACTATGCTTCTCTTGAAGCTCCAGCACACTCTGGAAAACAAGCGCCTTCACTTGTGACCAAAGGTGATAAAGAGCGACTTATCACGCCTTGTGCCTCTTGCCATGGTTTAACCGGCCAGGGCGGCATCAAGGGAACTCCAGCTATTTCTGGGCAAAGTGCTGAAACTATCAAGCGTGCTCTGGAGTTTTACAAATCAGGCGAGAGGTCTTCAGATCTTTATAGCGTTATGCGTCAAGCGAGCATGAAACTAACAAGTAGTGAAATTGATGCATTAGCAGACTATTATAGTGGCCAATAA
- a CDS encoding DUF2892 domain-containing protein, with translation MSVERMVFAFAGFMILLSLALGVAASPIFVSEYWLWFTAFVGANLFQTAFTGFCPLAIILKKLGGKAGTAF, from the coding sequence ATGTCTGTAGAACGTATGGTTTTCGCCTTTGCTGGCTTTATGATTCTTCTAAGTCTTGCACTAGGTGTGGCTGCAAGCCCTATCTTCGTAAGTGAATACTGGTTGTGGTTTACCGCTTTTGTTGGCGCTAACCTTTTCCAGACTGCATTTACAGGCTTCTGCCCATTGGCAATTATCCTTAAAAAGCTTGGCGGTAAAGCTGGTACTGCTTTTTAA
- a CDS encoding rhodanese-like domain-containing protein → MKQFAAPLLSLCLAITPSYSQADEATIEAMNDYMAFQEYESGIMVPQQIDKTVFEASTFIDTRDAGQFEAGTIPGAINIEWRQVLDRIDEIPEEGKVILFCNTGSLSAQATFALRVAGRENVVVLQTGFNGWKTDAAYKP, encoded by the coding sequence ATGAAGCAATTTGCAGCACCTCTACTCTCGCTCTGTTTGGCGATTACACCGTCTTATTCTCAGGCTGATGAAGCGACGATTGAAGCGATGAATGATTACATGGCGTTTCAAGAGTATGAGTCAGGCATCATGGTGCCACAGCAGATCGATAAGACGGTATTTGAGGCGTCAACATTTATCGATACACGCGATGCTGGCCAGTTCGAAGCGGGTACTATTCCCGGTGCTATCAATATCGAGTGGCGCCAGGTTCTGGACCGCATCGATGAGATTCCTGAAGAGGGTAAAGTGATCCTTTTCTGTAATACAGGTTCTCTATCGGCACAGGCGACCTTTGCTCTGCGTGTTGCTGGTCGTGAAAACGTCGTTGTACTTCAGACCGGCTTTAACGGCTGGAAAACGGACGCAGCGTACAAACCCTAA
- the pyrC gene encoding dihydroorotase yields MNEITITLPDDLHLHFRDDDMLGETVPATARCFGRAIVMPNTVPPVRNAAEAQRYKERILAARPAGSNFEPLMTLYLTDRTTAADIAEAAKAGIKAVKLYPAGATTNSDAAVTNIDALGPVLEALEANNMLLLVHGEVTDAHIDIFDREKEFIDQRLGPITQRYPNLKLVFEHITTKDAADFVLSAGANIAATITPQHLLLNRNDLLVGGVRPHNFCLPVLKRNTHQQALREVVATGSNKFFLGTDSAPHEQSKKENACGCAGCYSAWAALELYTQIFDDLGALDKLEGFASFHGADFYGIPRNKGSVTLIKESWTLPESITLPNGRPIIPFMAGSEVEWKIKSINN; encoded by the coding sequence ATGAACGAAATCACAATCACTCTTCCAGATGATCTTCACCTCCACTTCCGTGATGACGACATGTTGGGTGAAACGGTACCAGCAACAGCCCGCTGTTTTGGCCGTGCAATTGTGATGCCCAATACCGTTCCTCCTGTTCGCAATGCGGCTGAAGCGCAACGCTACAAAGAGCGTATTCTCGCGGCACGACCTGCTGGCTCAAACTTTGAACCACTCATGACGCTATACCTAACTGACCGAACCACGGCTGCAGATATTGCAGAGGCAGCTAAGGCTGGAATCAAAGCTGTTAAGCTATATCCAGCTGGCGCTACGACAAACTCTGATGCAGCAGTGACAAATATTGATGCACTGGGCCCTGTTTTAGAGGCGCTAGAAGCAAACAATATGCTGCTACTTGTGCATGGTGAAGTGACCGACGCTCATATCGACATTTTTGATCGTGAGAAAGAGTTTATCGATCAGCGCCTTGGCCCTATTACCCAGCGCTACCCAAATTTAAAATTGGTGTTTGAACACATCACCACGAAAGATGCGGCAGACTTTGTTCTGTCAGCTGGCGCCAATATTGCGGCAACCATTACACCGCAGCATCTACTTCTAAACCGTAACGATCTATTAGTTGGCGGTGTTCGCCCGCACAACTTCTGTCTGCCTGTATTGAAACGCAATACACATCAACAGGCACTGCGAGAGGTGGTAGCGACGGGATCTAACAAGTTCTTCCTTGGCACAGACTCAGCTCCGCATGAGCAGTCTAAAAAAGAGAACGCCTGTGGTTGTGCAGGTTGCTACAGCGCATGGGCCGCACTCGAACTCTACACGCAGATTTTTGATGATCTAGGCGCGCTAGATAAACTCGAAGGTTTCGCAAGCTTCCATGGTGCAGACTTCTACGGAATACCGCGAAACAAAGGCAGCGTCACCCTAATCAAAGAGAGCTGGACACTCCCAGAGAGCATCACCCTACCAAACGGCCGTCCAATCATTCCGTTTATGGCAGGCAGTGAAGTTGAGTGGAAGATCAAGTCAATCAATAATTGA
- the rimK gene encoding 30S ribosomal protein S6--L-glutamate ligase, whose protein sequence is MVDPAAHFLLGDRSLTEINQIYGITADAAKRRLKIGVLASNPDLYSNKRLIEAGEARGHEMIFLNIKQCYMKLDADNPEVHYRGGTILKDFDAIIPRIRPSMTFYGCALARHFESIGVHVQNTADAITSSRDKLFSLQLLQKSGLDIPTTGFANSPMDTHDLIEMVGGAPLIIKLLEGTQGTGVVLAETDKAAESVISAFKALRANLLVQEFVKEADGKDLRCFVIDGKVVASIMRTAAPGEFRANIHQGGSASPVKITPDERRLAIKAAKTLGLKVAGVDIIRSRKGPLLLEVNSSPGLEGIESASGKDVAGAMITAIEKKFIRRLKSV, encoded by the coding sequence ATTGTCGATCCTGCCGCTCACTTCCTACTAGGTGACCGCTCTCTTACCGAGATCAATCAGATCTATGGCATCACTGCAGATGCTGCAAAGCGCCGTCTTAAAATTGGTGTCTTAGCGAGTAATCCAGATCTATATTCAAACAAGCGTCTTATCGAAGCAGGTGAAGCGCGTGGCCATGAGATGATCTTCTTGAACATCAAACAGTGCTATATGAAGCTGGATGCGGATAACCCAGAAGTGCACTACCGTGGTGGCACCATCCTTAAAGATTTTGATGCCATTATTCCTCGCATTCGTCCGTCGATGACCTTTTATGGCTGTGCTCTTGCACGTCACTTTGAGAGTATCGGTGTGCATGTTCAGAATACTGCGGATGCGATCACCAGCTCTCGCGATAAGCTCTTCTCACTGCAACTACTGCAGAAGAGCGGCTTAGATATTCCGACAACTGGTTTTGCCAATTCGCCTATGGATACCCATGACCTGATTGAGATGGTTGGCGGCGCGCCACTAATCATCAAGCTTCTCGAGGGAACTCAGGGTACGGGCGTAGTTCTCGCAGAGACAGACAAAGCGGCAGAGTCAGTAATCAGCGCATTTAAAGCGCTGCGTGCTAACCTTCTTGTGCAAGAGTTTGTTAAAGAGGCGGATGGTAAAGATCTGCGCTGTTTCGTGATTGATGGCAAAGTCGTTGCCTCTATCATGCGCACCGCAGCACCGGGTGAGTTCCGTGCCAACATTCACCAAGGTGGGTCTGCATCGCCTGTGAAGATCACCCCAGACGAGCGTCGATTGGCGATTAAAGCGGCGAAAACGCTTGGCTTGAAAGTGGCGGGTGTCGATATCATTCGTTCGCGTAAAGGGCCGCTACTACTTGAAGTAAACTCATCTCCAGGTCTCGAGGGCATTGAGTCTGCTTCCGGTAAAGATGTAGCAGGGGCGATGATCACTGCGATTGAGAAGAAGTTCATTCGACGTCTGAAAAGCGTCTGA
- a CDS encoding GGDEF domain-containing protein has product MPKQRVPLTTRIYSGFTAVGSITLALVIISFIGLEQLKREFTQISAFSESLEAGIALGKVATAMQASAEFFVETGQIAAAEQVRQHYQTALKNIDILESSSLLQDKTNLARVKRHLTSFRNTFDQVQNQRFKRSLVVEETLPSITNTWGDLVSGYQTQTITAWSLATSNSIWRELLMVEKNMSKYFDTLDYRYAAKVDELFNTTYESLNSLIVLESYEPQIKQLNAINSSMIEGEKAFNEAVQRVRGYLFLVNVVLAADSYEMRFLSDQLAQQMQQSVNQSQASSLDTIEALNLKLLILGMLFLGATIVISYTVGRSIVHPIAYLRHIFERLAKGERDLTVVEYRTKDEVAALARSAEAFRRTNVHTQELLDKYQELSAELEDKVEARTAELEQANKRLAELSITDGLTGLFNRRHLDTTLAKNWAMARRSKLPLTVIMTDIDYFKKYNDLYGHQQGDSCLQEIARAMKGVFSRSTDFVARYGGEEFVVVLMDTHLNEAKQLAEELRERIEAHNIEHKDSPEGHVTLSIGLASFEPDCDIDNVDRLVGLADDALYQSKESGRNRVSVIGVELK; this is encoded by the coding sequence ATGCCTAAGCAACGCGTCCCCTTAACCACCCGCATATACAGTGGATTTACCGCTGTAGGCTCCATCACGCTTGCGCTGGTGATCATTAGTTTTATCGGTTTAGAGCAGCTCAAGCGTGAGTTCACTCAGATATCCGCATTTAGTGAGAGTCTTGAGGCGGGTATTGCTCTGGGTAAGGTTGCTACAGCAATGCAGGCCTCAGCAGAGTTTTTCGTTGAGACTGGACAGATCGCTGCAGCAGAACAGGTTCGCCAACACTATCAAACAGCCCTTAAAAATATAGACATCCTCGAGAGTAGCTCACTACTGCAAGACAAGACGAACTTAGCTCGAGTGAAGCGCCATCTCACTAGCTTTAGAAACACCTTCGACCAGGTTCAGAACCAGCGTTTCAAGCGCTCATTGGTTGTTGAAGAGACTCTTCCATCAATCACAAATACCTGGGGCGACCTTGTATCTGGCTACCAGACTCAGACGATTACCGCATGGTCTCTAGCGACTAGCAACAGCATCTGGCGTGAGCTTTTAATGGTAGAGAAGAATATGTCGAAGTACTTCGATACCCTCGACTACCGCTACGCTGCGAAGGTTGATGAGCTTTTTAATACAACGTATGAGAGCCTAAATTCTCTGATTGTACTGGAGTCCTACGAGCCCCAAATCAAGCAGTTAAATGCTATCAACAGCTCCATGATTGAGGGAGAAAAGGCCTTCAATGAGGCCGTACAACGCGTCCGTGGCTACCTCTTTCTTGTCAATGTGGTACTCGCTGCCGACAGCTATGAGATGCGCTTTTTATCCGACCAACTGGCGCAACAGATGCAACAGAGTGTGAACCAGAGCCAAGCCAGCTCCTTAGACACCATTGAAGCGCTCAATTTAAAACTCCTGATATTAGGGATGCTTTTTTTAGGCGCAACAATTGTTATCTCATATACAGTTGGGCGAAGCATCGTGCACCCTATCGCATACCTTCGTCATATTTTCGAACGTCTTGCTAAAGGCGAGCGTGATTTAACCGTGGTCGAATACAGAACTAAAGATGAGGTCGCTGCGCTGGCCAGGTCCGCAGAAGCATTCCGCCGTACCAATGTTCACACTCAAGAGCTGCTTGATAAGTACCAAGAGCTTAGTGCAGAGCTAGAAGATAAGGTTGAAGCGCGCACTGCAGAGCTTGAGCAGGCTAACAAGCGTCTTGCCGAACTCTCCATTACCGATGGTTTAACAGGCTTATTTAACCGCCGCCATCTTGATACTACCCTAGCTAAAAACTGGGCCATGGCTCGCAGAAGCAAGCTACCTTTGACGGTCATCATGACCGATATAGACTACTTCAAAAAATATAACGATCTCTACGGGCATCAGCAGGGTGATAGTTGTCTACAAGAGATCGCAAGGGCGATGAAAGGGGTCTTCTCACGCTCTACTGATTTTGTTGCGCGCTATGGCGGAGAGGAGTTCGTTGTCGTTCTCATGGATACCCATTTAAATGAAGCCAAACAACTTGCAGAAGAGCTTCGAGAGCGCATTGAGGCTCATAATATAGAACACAAAGATTCCCCTGAGGGACATGTCACATTGAGTATTGGCCTAGCAAGCTTTGAACCCGATTGTGATATCGACAATGTGGATCGTCTCGTTGGCCTTGCTGATGATGCACTCTATCAATCTAAAGAGAGTGGCCGTAATAGAGTTTCAGTTATCGGGGTTGAGCTGAAATAA
- a CDS encoding FAD/NAD(P)-binding oxidoreductase has product MISRRDFLGMALAAGAASLLPLNAHAATGKVVVIGGGVGGATFAKYMKMKAPQIEVTIIEQNPIYIRPYGSSEVLNGHIDMSDLEVSYDALRNKYGVNVIIDKAVGLDADKRIVTTASGAKFPYDRLVVSPGIELLYDRLEGYSREVAETKAPSGWIPGSQTALLRDQIKNMRQGGTFLIVAPPNPYRCPPGPYERGALVAEWMQKYNPTGKVIITDPKNEFVTGPDMRLGWNRMYGYNVPEDLKSGMPTLKQHNEAGMIDWIREVDGGRPLSIDATKMQVETEQGFIKADVINVVPPMKAGKVATLFGLTDKSGWCPVDPYTFESKLVANVHVLGDSASASPLPKSGFAANNEAKVAAYAIINLFAGRPVEEPSWENTCYALAGKDYGFMVIGVYGMRDGKIANLPRPGFQTLDVSDAKHRLAAVYQQAWMKSFTEDSFA; this is encoded by the coding sequence ATGATTTCACGTAGAGACTTCCTTGGCATGGCGCTAGCTGCTGGTGCAGCAAGCCTACTGCCACTTAACGCGCATGCTGCAACAGGTAAGGTTGTAGTCATTGGCGGTGGTGTCGGCGGAGCTACTTTTGCTAAATATATGAAGATGAAAGCACCTCAAATTGAGGTGACGATCATCGAACAGAATCCGATCTACATTCGTCCTTACGGCTCTTCAGAAGTACTCAATGGACACATTGATATGTCTGATTTAGAAGTGAGCTATGACGCACTTCGTAATAAGTATGGCGTAAATGTAATCATTGATAAGGCTGTAGGTCTTGATGCCGATAAACGTATTGTAACGACAGCATCAGGAGCTAAGTTCCCATACGATCGATTGGTTGTATCACCTGGCATTGAGCTTCTGTACGATCGACTTGAGGGTTATTCGCGTGAAGTTGCTGAGACCAAAGCGCCTTCAGGCTGGATCCCTGGCTCACAAACAGCACTGCTTCGCGACCAGATAAAGAACATGCGTCAGGGTGGAACATTTCTAATTGTAGCTCCACCTAATCCATACCGTTGTCCTCCTGGACCATACGAACGAGGAGCGCTAGTTGCTGAGTGGATGCAGAAATACAATCCAACCGGCAAAGTCATTATCACCGACCCTAAAAACGAATTCGTAACTGGTCCTGATATGCGTCTAGGCTGGAATCGTATGTATGGCTACAACGTACCTGAGGATCTCAAATCAGGAATGCCAACGCTAAAGCAGCACAATGAAGCTGGCATGATTGATTGGATACGTGAAGTTGATGGCGGACGTCCGCTTTCAATTGATGCTACTAAGATGCAAGTTGAGACTGAACAGGGCTTTATTAAAGCGGACGTTATCAACGTAGTACCGCCGATGAAAGCTGGCAAAGTTGCCACACTATTCGGTCTAACTGACAAGTCAGGCTGGTGCCCAGTTGATCCTTACACCTTTGAGTCTAAGCTAGTTGCAAATGTTCATGTGCTTGGAGACTCAGCTTCAGCCAGTCCACTTCCTAAATCAGGATTTGCGGCAAACAATGAAGCGAAAGTTGCAGCATACGCAATCATCAATCTCTTTGCAGGCCGCCCAGTTGAAGAGCCTTCATGGGAGAACACCTGTTACGCGCTTGCCGGCAAAGACTACGGTTTCATGGTCATTGGCGTCTATGGTATGCGTGATGGCAAGATTGCAAACCTTCCACGCCCTGGATTCCAAACACTGGATGTAAGCGATGCTAAACATCGTCTTGCCGCTGTTTACCAGCAGGCTTGGATGAAGTCGTTCACGGAGGACTCTTTCGCATGA
- a CDS encoding SAM-dependent methyltransferase yields MTDSLKSHWEGRYSDNADSALSWTESDPFISREWVTNSTSPDQHIVDIGAGRSKLLGQLLDAGFTQLTHVELTEAASNDMRATLGEKSALVNWYVGDAKCWRTDLPVQVWHDRAVFHFLTKPNDRKAYIAAVDVNLAANGTVIIATFHLTGPQKCSGLPVQQYDAQALLETFNSLSQWDWRLDDELVHQHLTPGGNSQIFQYAKLTRL; encoded by the coding sequence ATGACAGACTCACTCAAATCGCACTGGGAAGGTCGCTATTCGGATAATGCCGATAGTGCCCTCTCATGGACGGAGTCGGATCCATTCATCTCTCGTGAGTGGGTCACCAACTCCACTTCACCGGATCAACATATCGTTGATATAGGGGCTGGTCGATCAAAGCTGTTGGGGCAACTATTGGATGCTGGTTTTACCCAGCTAACACATGTTGAGCTGACCGAAGCTGCATCTAATGATATGCGTGCCACCTTGGGTGAAAAGTCCGCTTTGGTAAATTGGTATGTGGGTGATGCCAAGTGCTGGCGCACAGATCTCCCGGTACAGGTTTGGCATGACAGAGCGGTGTTCCACTTCCTAACAAAACCTAATGATCGCAAAGCCTACATTGCTGCTGTTGATGTAAATCTAGCAGCGAATGGAACGGTCATTATTGCGACCTTTCATCTAACAGGGCCGCAAAAATGCTCAGGCTTACCTGTGCAACAGTACGATGCACAGGCATTACTTGAGACATTTAACAGTTTAAGCCAGTGGGATTGGCGCTTGGATGATGAGTTGGTGCATCAGCACCTTACGCCTGGCGGTAACTCGCAGATATTCCAATACGCGAAGCTTACTCGCTTGTAA
- a CDS encoding DMT family transporter, which produces MSQTNIRATIIGFSAIALWGTLALLTRLTDANIPPFQLMAMTFLIAFLLMLTKWRTEGHWGIKFLKQPKRVWSLGIVGYFGYHFCYFLAMAKAPAVQVSLLAYLWPLLIVIFSNLLPGHKLKAAHLLGAIAALFGCYLLIGTGNEAFSDNYLAGYLLALACAFIWSSFSVASRLVAKVPTDAAGWFCGGTALLALICHLAWESTVWPANITQWVGVIGLGLGPVGIAFFTWDYGVKHGNIQLLGVLAYSAPMISVLLLVLFGLAAPTWTLALACVAIVGGSLIAGLSDRPQKGDLTNKKAAQ; this is translated from the coding sequence ATGTCACAAACCAATATACGCGCAACAATTATAGGCTTCTCCGCTATTGCTCTGTGGGGAACCCTTGCTCTGCTAACGCGCCTCACTGATGCCAATATTCCGCCCTTTCAATTAATGGCAATGACCTTCCTTATCGCCTTCCTGCTGATGCTAACTAAATGGCGAACTGAGGGACACTGGGGCATCAAATTTTTAAAACAACCTAAACGGGTATGGAGTCTAGGGATTGTTGGCTATTTTGGTTATCACTTCTGCTACTTCCTCGCGATGGCAAAAGCGCCAGCCGTTCAAGTAAGTCTGCTCGCTTACCTATGGCCACTGCTCATCGTTATATTTTCAAATCTTCTTCCAGGTCATAAGTTAAAAGCGGCCCATCTATTGGGTGCTATTGCAGCACTCTTTGGCTGTTATCTTTTGATTGGAACCGGTAATGAAGCCTTCTCTGATAACTACTTAGCGGGTTACCTATTAGCCCTAGCCTGCGCTTTTATTTGGTCTAGCTTTTCCGTTGCAAGCCGTCTAGTTGCAAAAGTTCCAACCGATGCTGCTGGCTGGTTCTGTGGAGGGACTGCACTACTAGCGCTGATCTGTCATCTAGCCTGGGAAAGCACAGTTTGGCCTGCAAATATCACTCAATGGGTCGGAGTTATCGGGCTAGGTTTGGGTCCAGTCGGAATCGCTTTCTTCACTTGGGATTACGGTGTAAAGCACGGCAATATCCAACTCTTAGGGGTATTAGCCTACTCAGCACCTATGATATCTGTACTTCTGCTGGTGCTATTTGGGCTGGCAGCACCCACCTGGACGCTCGCGTTAGCCTGCGTGGCAATTGTCGGAGGGTCATTGATTGCTGGACTAAGCGATCGCCCACAAAAGGGAGACCTGACAAATAAAAAAGCCGCTCAGTGA
- a CDS encoding nucleoside-diphosphate sugar epimerase/dehydratase yields the protein MLKILKHFFPKRKSPHPSAIIIGIDYLQHQIGDWLQSQGWELSCFIDDEPWNHKTKMLGAPLHYPSELLALVKKHQVSLVIQIKNSGPELVPHLLEELEQTTTLITLDASVTVNDALEQLIRAL from the coding sequence ATGCTAAAAATTCTTAAGCACTTTTTTCCTAAGCGAAAGTCACCGCATCCAAGCGCGATTATTATTGGTATCGACTATCTGCAGCATCAGATAGGTGATTGGCTACAGTCACAAGGCTGGGAGTTGAGCTGTTTTATTGATGACGAGCCCTGGAACCACAAAACGAAAATGCTTGGCGCTCCCTTACACTACCCAAGCGAACTATTAGCACTTGTCAAAAAACACCAGGTATCCTTGGTTATCCAGATTAAAAACTCTGGCCCTGAACTTGTACCCCATCTGCTCGAAGAACTCGAACAGACAACAACACTGATAACTTTGGATGCATCTGTGACCGTTAACGATGCGTTAGAACAGCTTATAAGAGCCCTCTGA
- a CDS encoding Crp/Fnr family transcriptional regulator has translation MGTLVGQGRCLTCPIRPQSLFGCLEEKELKLIEDFQTRIIKFEEGDTIYTEGERLGLIYTLRSGHVKLTKFNSEGNAQIVRLVKPGDLFGYEKLIADASYMHTAEALEEIELCQLSVDNLNKLRGESSAVNQAITERALMQVMRTEEHLTQVGLLKSKARLAWFLLDWVGNSDEPVAMPLSRRELGQYLGLTVETISRHFAEWKRQSIVAEKQGTLQILERDTLNEVVTSE, from the coding sequence ATGGGAACCCTCGTTGGACAAGGCAGGTGTTTAACCTGCCCAATTCGACCTCAGAGTCTTTTTGGCTGTTTGGAAGAGAAAGAGCTTAAGCTAATCGAAGACTTTCAAACTCGAATTATCAAGTTTGAAGAGGGCGATACCATCTATACCGAAGGCGAACGTCTCGGACTGATCTATACGCTACGCTCTGGTCACGTAAAGCTGACTAAGTTCAACAGCGAGGGTAATGCCCAGATTGTTCGCCTAGTTAAGCCGGGCGATCTATTCGGCTACGAAAAACTCATCGCTGATGCATCCTACATGCATACTGCTGAAGCACTCGAAGAGATCGAGCTTTGCCAGCTCTCTGTCGATAACCTCAATAAGTTGCGTGGTGAGAGCAGCGCTGTGAACCAAGCGATCACTGAGCGTGCACTAATGCAGGTGATGCGAACAGAAGAGCACCTAACACAAGTTGGTCTTTTGAAATCTAAAGCGCGCTTAGCTTGGTTTTTGCTTGATTGGGTGGGTAACAGTGACGAACCTGTTGCCATGCCATTGAGTCGTCGTGAGCTGGGCCAGTACCTCGGCCTAACCGTTGAGACGATCTCGCGTCACTTTGCTGAGTGGAAAAGACAGAGCATTGTTGCAGAGAAGCAGGGCACGCTTCAGATTCTTGAGCGTGACACCCTAAACGAGGTTGTTACAAGCGAGTAA